In Trifolium pratense cultivar HEN17-A07 linkage group LG7, ARS_RC_1.1, whole genome shotgun sequence, a genomic segment contains:
- the LOC123895007 gene encoding disease resistance protein RPV1-like isoform X1 codes for MANSSNSSALATLPKTRKNYYDVFVTFRGEDTRNNITDFLFNALEEKGVLVFRDDTNLPKGESIGPELFRAIEDSQIFVVIFSMNYASSTWCLQELEKICECVQVSRKHILPVFYDVDPSEVRKQSGIFAEAFVKHEQIFQQDYDMVQRWRKALTQVGTISGWDIRHKPQYTQIKEIVQRIINILDCKSSCDDVHAQVTATPFGRCYEALESRTSMLNEIMMDLKNPKIFIVGVYGMGGVGKTTLVKELAWQAENHRLFSAVAMATITDSPDLEKIQGQIADALDMKFNKQTKEGRAMQLRQRISNEKSILIILDDIWGNLDLTEVGIPFGEDNKGCKLLVTSRSLNVLNSNMDIQKEFRLEVLLNEDSWKLFEKMAGDVVQDFNIKPIAVEVARRCAGLPLMIVMVAKALRKKNIYDWKTKLYELKRFDQKELHEKIYATLELSYDCLESEELKSLFLFIGSFGLDHLLIGKLFSLYWGLGLDKYSNTLTDARTRFYKLINDLKASSLLLDSETQVVRLHDVVREVAKPIASRSQPTYGVQRYTVIKEWPKTDLLQKCHQIIMPWSYIHKLPEKLECPELKLLLLHNIEGHLEVPDDFFSRMRDLKVIDFYGMNFTPSPPPSLCFLTKIQSLDMSGCMLGDISIIAELKSLEILILEASDIEELPKEIGQLTNLRMLNLANCSRLRFIPANLISSLTCLEELYMGNCFINWDAKGSKGQSNNASLDELGNLSYLTTLDIMIQDASVLPRDLQVFAKLERYNIYAGDIWKWPLEWSGNASETSKNLKLTDNRCSNILLDCGFNFLLNSAEDMCLNNIQCVRDVLYELNRNGFPQVKHLCIQDSTKLQYIVNSMGLVHPYPALPNLETLALHNLFCLEEICHGPIPIHSFTKLKSVEVKGCHKLTNLLWYSLVRDLPQLLEIKISDCRMITEVIFFQISEVDIEINKIMFPKLRSLELEHLPSLISFCSMPLAADAQCIPVALIDRKVEMPHLELLKLSNIKSRKLWDENLPGHSFIQNLTSLTIDKCVSIAYAFSSSVARDLLNLKHLGISNCQRLEEIFLSDGKLGTVFNSVVFPNLETLEISHMEHLKSLWNNQLAPNSFSKLKQLKIQSCNKLSNVFPSYVLDELQNLEKLTVTDCPALEVIFETPSLQVEGGRQTRLEMQLGTLILENLPMLKHIWSGNPNESFKFQNLCMLIVMYCISLNHVFPLSLAKELQHLQELYIRVCGVESIVARDEMADTNPNPILIFPELKSMSFISLTQLQSFYHGLHTLDCPVLRDVEVFHCDKLVLFKPTSLNYQDNVTVDIIPLLSIEKVVSNTSKLILNCKHVTMLCNGQLNDEPIYTVKDLTLRCFHDLSDKFPAGFLQRFINLENLAVSCCSFTEVLFSESFGTGHSETTIKLRRLELRGLPNLKFICSEKSEGQLVLQNMEYLFVFLCPTLKNIFPSSVVFENLEKLKVSNCAGLENILKSSTATSLPKLRKLQIYGCEKIEEIVASDDENDASELAFMKLEYLMLRNLPRLRSFCKGRHDFKFPLLEYLVVNDCPMMETFSNGVLNVPRLRRVHVNFQEPDEWHWNGDLNTTIRKFVAKNGNAYNKTDHLQS; via the exons ATGGCTAATAGCAGCAACTCCTCTGCTTTAGCTACATTGCCAAAGACGAGGAAGAATTATTATGATGTGTTTGTCACCTTCCGAGGTGAAGACACTCGCAACAATATCactgattttctttttaatgcCCTTGAAGAGAAAGGCGTTTTAGTATTTAGGGATGACACTAATCTTCCAAAAGGTGAATCCATTGGACCCGAACTCTTTCGTGCAATTGAAGACTCTCAGATTTTCGTTGTCATATTCTCAATGAACTATGCTTCCTCAACTTGGTGTTTGCAAGAATTGGAAAAGATATGTGAATGCGTTCAAGTTTCTCGAAAACATATTTTGCCTGTTTTCTATGATGTTGATCCTTCTGAGGTGCGAAAGCAAAGTGGGATTTTTGCTGAAGCCTTTGTCAAACATGAACAAATATTCCAACAAGACTATGATATGGTGCAAAGATGGAGGAAAGCTCTCACACAAGTGGGAACAATCTCTGGTTGGGATATCCGTCACAA GCCACAGTATACACAAATTAAAGAGATTGTTCaaagaataataaatattttggaTTGCAAATCTTCATGTGATGATGTTCATGCTCAAGTGACAGCCACGCCATTTGGCAGATGTTATGAGGCCTTGGAATCTAGAACATCAATGTTGAATGAGATTATGATGGACTTGAAGAATCCCAAGATCTTCATTGTTGGGGTGTACGGGATGGGTGGTGTGGGGAAGACAACACTTGTGAAAGAGTTAGCATGGCAAGCAGAGAATCATAGGTTATTCAGTGCTGTAGCTATGGCTACTATAACTGATTCTCCGgatttggaaaaaattcaagGCCAAATTGCTGATGCTTTGGATATGAAATTTAATAAGCAGACAAAAGAAGGAAGAGCAATGCAGTTACGTCAAAGGATAAGCAATGAGAAGAGTATTCTCATTATTCTTGATGACATTTGGGGTAATCTTGATTTGACAGAAGTGGGGATTCCTTTTGGTGAGGATAACAAAGGATGCAAGTTGTTGGTGACATCGAGAAGCCTTAACGTGTTGAACTCTAACATGGACATTCAGAAAGAATTCAGACTTGAAGTTTTACTTAATGAGGATAGTTGGAAATTGTTTGAGAAAATGGCAGGTGATGTTGTTCAAGATTTCAATATAAAACCAATTGCTGTAGAAGTGGCCAGACGTTGTGCTGGTTTGCCGCTTATGATTGTTATGGTTGCAAAggctttgagaaaaaaaaatatctatgaCTGGAAAACCAAATTATATGAGTTAAAGAGATTTGATCAAAAAGAGCTGCATGAGAAAATCTATGCTACTTTGGAATTGAGTTATGATTGCCTAGAAAGTGAAGAACTAAAGTCACTATTCTTATTTATTGGTTCATTTGGACTGGATCACCTCTTAATTGGGAAACTATTTTCACTTTATTGGGGGTTAGGCTTAGATAAATACTCTAACACATTGACAGATGCAAGAACCAGATTCTACAAATTAATAAACGACCTCAAGGCCTCTTCACTGTTACTTGATTCCGAAACTCAAGTAGTTAGACTGCATGATGTTGTTAGAGAAGTCGCTAAACCAATTGCATCTAGGAGTCAACCAACCTATGGCGTGCAACGGTACACCGTAATAAAAGAATGGCCAAAGACAGATCTGCTTCAAAAATGTCATCAAATTATAATGCCTTGGTCATATATTCACAAGCTTCCTGAAAAGCTAGAGTGCCCAGAGTTGAAGCTACTTTTACTTCATAATATAGAAGGCCATTTAGAAGTCCCTGATGACTTCTTCTCCAGGATGAGAGATCTAAAGGTCATTGATTTTTATGGAATGAATTTTACCCCTTCTCCTCCACCATCTCTTTGTTTCTTGACAAAAATACAATCATTGGATATGTCTGGATGTATGTTAGGAGACATATCAATAATTGCAGAACTAAAAAGTTTAGAGATTCTCATCCTTGAAGCATCTGATATTGAAGAACTCCCTAAAGAAATAGGACAACTAACTAATCTTCGAATGTTGAATTTAGCAAATTGCTCTAGACTGCGATTCATTCCTGCAAATCTTATTTCAAGCTTAACATGCCTAGAAGAGTTGTACATGGGTAATTGCTTTATCAATTGGGATGCCAAAGGAAGCAAAGGTCAAAGCAACAATGCAAGTCTAGATGAGCTGGGGAATTTGTCTTATCTAACTACTTTAGACATAATGATTCAAGATGCTTCAGTTTTGCCAAGGGATTTGCAGGTCTTTGCAAAGCTTGAACGATACAACATATATGCAGGTGATATTTGGAAATGGCCTTTGGAATGGTCTGGAAATGCTTCTGAAACTTCAAAAAATCTTAAGCTCACTGACAATAGGTGTTCAAACATTCTTTTGGATTGTGGGTTTAATTTCTTATTAAATTCAGCTGAGGACATGTGCCTTAATAACATACAATGTGTACGAGATGTCCTTTATGAACTGAATAGGAATGGTTTTCCGCAAGTAAAGCATCTGTGCATTCAAGACAGTACTAAACTGCAGTACATCGTCAACTCAATGGGGTTGGTTCATCCTTATCCTGCTTTACCCAACTTAGAGACTTTGGCGCTTCATAATCTATTTTGTTTGGAAGAAATATGCCATGGCCCAATTCCAATTCATTCTTTTACCAAACTAAAATCTGTTGAAGTCAAAGGTTGCCACAAGTTGACAAATCTGTTATGGTATTCCCTTGTCAGAGACCTTCCTCAGCTTcttgaaataaaaatttctGATTGCAGAATGATTACGGAAGTAATATTTTTCCAAATATCTGAGGTTGATATTGAAATCAACAAGATTATGTTCCCCAAGTTGCGTTCTCTTGAACTTGAGCATTTGCCGAGTCTTATTAGTTTCTGTTCCATGCCTTTGGCAGCTGATGCACAGTGCATACCTGTGGCACTAATTGATCGAAAG GTTGAGATGCCTCACCTTGAACTCTTGAAGCTGTCTAATATCAAATCTAGGAAATTGTGGGATGAAAATCTTCCAGGTCATTCTTTCATTCAAAACTTGACGAGTTTGACAATTGACAAATGTGTTAGCATAGCATACGCATTCTCGTCCTCGGTGGCTAGAGATCTTTTAAACTTGAAGCATCTTGGGATTAGTAATTGCCAAAGGCTGGAGGAGATATTTCTCTCAGATGGAAAGTTAGGCACTGTCTTCAACTCG GTTGTATTTCCAAACTTGGAGACATTGGAAATCTCCCACATGGAACACTTGAAGTCATTATGGAACAATCAACTAGCTCCAAATTCCTTCAGCAAACTGAAGCAGTTGAAAATTCAATCCTGCAATAAACTATCAAATGTATTTCCATCTTATGTGCTTGATGAATTACAGAATCTAGAGAAACTGACTGTAACTGATTGTCCTGCGCTAGAAGTTATATTCGAAACCCCAAGCCTACAAGTAGAAGGTGGTAGACAAACGAGGCTGGAAATGCAATTGGGAACTCTCATTTTGGAAAATTTACCAATGCTGAAACACATATGGAGTGGAAATCCTAATGAAAGCTTCAAGTTTCAAAACCTTTGCATGCTGATAGTTATGTATTGCATAAGCCTTAATCATGTTTTTCCCCTCTCTTTGGCTAAAGAGCTTCAGCATCTCCAAGAGCTTTACATTAGAGTATGTGGTGTAGAAAGCATTGTAGCACGAGATGAAATGGCTGACACAAATCCAAATCCGATACTGATTTTCCCAGAATTAAAATCTATGAGTTTTATATCTTTGactcaacttcaaagcttctaCCATGGATTACATACCTTGGATTGTCCCGTTTTAAGAGATGTGGAGGTGTTTCATTGTGACAAGCTCGTACTATTCAAGCCAACGTCTCTAAACTACCAAGACAATGTCACAGTTGATATAATACCCCTTCTCTCAATTGAAAAG GTTGTCTCCAACACAAGTAAGCTTATTCTGAATTGCAAGCATGTCACCATGTTATGCAATGGTCAACTTAATGATGAGCCTATCTACACAGTAAAAGATCTTACCCTGCGGTGTTTTCATGATTTGTCCGACAAATTTCCAGCTGGTTTCCTCCAAAGATTTATCAATCTTGAAAATCTTGCGGTATCATGTTGTTCTTTCACAGAGGTTTTGTTTAGTGAAAGCTTTGGCACTGGACATTCTGAAACAACTATCAAGTTGAGAAGACTAGAACTTCGTGGATTACCAAACCTCAAGTTTATATGTAGCGAAAAATCTGAGGGGCAACTGGTTCTTCAAAATATGGaatatttgtttgtatttttatgCCCTACACTGAAGAATATATTTCCATCCTCAGTGGTATTTGAGAATTTAGAGAAGTTGAAGGTGTCCAATTGTGCTGGAttggaaaatattttgaaatcatCAACAGCTACCAGTTTACCAAAACTTagaaaattacaaatatatGGTTGTGAAAAGATAGAAGAAATAGTTGCAAGTGATGATGAGAATGATGCTTCTGAGCTAGCTTTTATGAAGTTGGAGTATCTGATGTTGAGGAACTTACCAAGGCTACGAAGTTTTTGCAAGGGAAGACATGACTTTAAATTTCCACTACTGGAATACTTAGTTGTAAATGACTGTCCCATGATGGAAACTTTCTCAAATGGTGTGTTGAATGTACCAAGACTCAGAAGAGTACATGTAAATTTTCAAGAGCCGGATGAATGGCATTGGAATGGTGACCTTAACACTACTATAAGAAAATTTGTAGCGAAAAATGGTAATGCATACAACAAAACTGATCATCTTCAATCATGA